The DNA segment GATCGCGGGGTCGGCTTTGATGGCAGCTCGGTTCCGGGCCAGGGAAGTGTTGATGACAGTGACAAGCTCATTATTCCCCTTTCAGAAAGTTTTCGGAAAATTGAGTTCGCGAATGAAAATTTGGGTTTTCTGATTGGCAGAATAAGTGAGGAGCATG comes from the Pseudomonadota bacterium genome and includes:
- a CDS encoding glutamine synthetase; the encoded protein is MQSAIYEKLKEDFSNVDVVQVFTTDLNGRNISLQVNPKNVESFFDRGVGFDGSSVPGQGSVDDSDKLIIPLSESFRKIEFANENLGFLIGRISEEH